A segment of the Planctomycetaceae bacterium genome:
TGTCTCAGCGGAAGGATGCGGAGTGGCTGATCAACTTCATGATCAACCCAAAGCAGGTGGTTGACGGAGGGGATGCTTACGCGCAGAAGTTGGTGGAGGAGTCGCGCGGTGTTGTGATGCCGATCGGACCGGGCATGAACCGGTACCGGGCCGAGCAGATTCTCAAGCTGATTGCGGAGGAATCCAAACTGCCGGAGTCGCAATTCAAGGGACTGAAGATTTCGAATGAGCCCTTCACGGAGAGGGACCGGCAGGCGGGCCGTGACCTGTTTGTGGGCAGGAAAACTCTTAAAAACGGGGGTGCGGCCTGTAACAGTTGCCATGCCATGCACGATCTCAGTGCACTCGGCGGTGGCCGCCTGGGCCCGGACCTGACGCGGGTCTACGAGCGGCTCAAGGGCCGGAATGCTGTCGCAGCCTGGCTCTCGGCCCCTGCGACTGAAACGATGCAGCCGATCTTCAGGAATCATCCCCTGGATGCGAGCGAGATTCACGCTCTGACCGCTTGTTTTGAAGCCTCCGCCGATCAGGCGGAATCGTCCCGTTCTCAGGGACGGGTTGCATTTTTGTTGCTGGGACTTGGTCTGGCGGGGGGACTGATCTTTCTGTTCGACACACTGTGGCGGCAGCGTTTCCACGCCATCCGTCGACCGCTGGTCGAGGCCGGTGTTGACGCCGTGCATACACGATTTCAGCATTCACTTCATTCGGAAACGACGTCCGCCGCTGCCGAGCACGAGAAAAGGTGACACATGAGCCTGCTTCGAGATGCCATTGCCTGGATCCGTGACGAAGTGGACCCTCAGGGACGGCAATGGGAGGAATTTTACCGCAATCGCTGGCAGTATGACAAAGTCGTTCGCAGTACTCACGGCGTCAACTGCACCGGCGGCTGCACGTGGAATATCCATGTCAAGGACGGCATCGTCACCTGGGAAATGCAGGGGCTGGACTATCCGCGGCTGGAAGCAGGTCTTCCGCCGTATGAGCCGCGCGGATGTCAGCGCGGGATCTCGTTCAGTTGGTATCTGTACAGTCCGCTGCGGGTGAAATACCCGTACATTCGCGGAGCGCTGCTCGACCTGTGGCGAAAGGCGCGCGCTGATCATGCCGATCCGGTCGATGCCTGGAAGAGTCTGGTGGAAGATCCCGAGGCGAGGCAGCGATGGCAGCGGGCTCGCGGTAAAGGAGGTCTTCGTCGCACCGACTGGAAGACTGCCGTCGAGATCATTGCCGCCTCGATGGTGTATACGATCAAAAAGCACGGACCGGATCGCATCGCCGGATTCTCACCGATTCCGGCCATGTCGATGGTGAGTTACGCCGCCGGTGCGCGACTGATGCAGTTGATCGGCGGCATCTCGCTCTCCTTCTACGACTGGTACTGCGACCTGCCGTCGGCGTCTCCTGAAACTTGGGGTGAGCAGACCGACGTTCAGGAAAGTGCCGACTGGTATCACGCCAAGATGCTGGTCTCGATGGGGGCGAACATCGGTATGACTCGCACGCCGGACTGCCACTTCCTGGCCGAAGGACGGCACAACGGGACCAAGCTGTGGGTCTTCTCACCCGACTTCAACATGGTGGCGAAGTACGCGGACGAATGGGTCGCGGTCAACGCCGGTCAGGACGGTGCCTGGTGGATGGCGGTCAACCATGTGCTGCTGACGGAGTTTCACCACCAGAAGCAGACTCCCTGGTTCATCGACTACGCTAAGAAGTACTCGGACGCACCGTATCTGGTGGAGGTCGTCACGGGCGAGGACGGAATTGATCGCCCCGGTCAGTTGCTGCGGGCCGGTCGGCTGGCGAAGTACGCCGGTGAGGAACACGGCGACTGGAAGTTTCTGATGTGGGACGGTGCGAGCAACGGCCCCAAAATGCCCATGGGCAGTTCCGGATTCCGCTGGGGTAAGACTCCCGGCAAATGGAATCTGTTGCTGCAGGACGGCGTGGACGGCAGCGATATCGATCCGGTGCTGACGTTTCTGACCGAATCCGACGATGTTGCTGAGGTCGCTCTGGACGATTTCGGCGGCGGTAGAGTGTCCAGCGCGGTGTTCCGGTTCGCACCCTGACTACGAGCGGCGAGCAGGTTCGCGTCACGACGGTCTATGATCTGCTCATGGCCGCAATACGGCGTCGGTCGCGGATTACCCGGTGAGTATCCTGCGGACTATGACGACAAGGACGCTCCGTACACGCCCGCCTGGAGTGAAAAATACACCGGCATTGGTCGCGAGAAGTGCTGATTCGATTTGCCCGCGAATGGGCGACGACAGCCGAGCACACGCAGGGGAAGTGCACGATTCTCATTGGTGCCGGAATCAACCACTGGTACCACGCCAACCTGATGTACCGAGCCGGAATTCACGCCCTCATCTTCTGCGGCTGCGTGGGTGTCAACGGCGGCGGGCTGGCTCACTATGTCGGACAGGAGAAGCTCGCCCCGATGGAATCGTGGTCATCCATCGCGCTGGCC
Coding sequences within it:
- a CDS encoding molybdopterin-dependent oxidoreductase, whose translation is MSLLRDAIAWIRDEVDPQGRQWEEFYRNRWQYDKVVRSTHGVNCTGGCTWNIHVKDGIVTWEMQGLDYPRLEAGLPPYEPRGCQRGISFSWYLYSPLRVKYPYIRGALLDLWRKARADHADPVDAWKSLVEDPEARQRWQRARGKGGLRRTDWKTAVEIIAASMVYTIKKHGPDRIAGFSPIPAMSMVSYAAGARLMQLIGGISLSFYDWYCDLPSASPETWGEQTDVQESADWYHAKMLVSMGANIGMTRTPDCHFLAEGRHNGTKLWVFSPDFNMVAKYADEWVAVNAGQDGAWWMAVNHVLLTEFHHQKQTPWFIDYAKKYSDAPYLVEVVTGEDGIDRPGQLLRAGRLAKYAGEEHGDWKFLMWDGASNGPKMPMGSSGFRWGKTPGKWNLLLQDGVDGSDIDPVLTFLTESDDVAEVALDDFGGGRVSSAVFRFAP